The genomic stretch GCGGCGCTCTCTCCTATGAAGTGGGTAAAACTTTGACCGAAGCCGGCATAGGGCAGTCTACCGTCATCGCTTTAGGAGGAGGCCCTCTTTGGGGGCTCACCCAGAGGGATGCAGTGCGCCTCTTTCAGGAAGACCCCGAAACCGAAGTCATACTGCTTTTGGGAGAGATCGGCGGGACGACCGAGGAGGAGGCTGCTGAATTCATAGCCCAAAACGTCACCAAACCGGTTGTGGCGTTGATAGTTGGCAGGGCTGCCCCTGAGGGCAAATCTTTGGGGCATGCCGGGGCGATAATCCAAGGCAATCGCGGCACTGCTCAATCTAAGATTACTGCGTTGTCCCGTGCCGGCGCGAAGATAGCCACAACTCCCAAAGAGGCAGCACAGATTATAAAAGAGATAAGAGGTGAATAATATGGCCGTTTATATAGATAAGAATCTGTGCAAAGGGTGCGGACTGTGCATCCACTTTTGCCCGAAGAATGTCTTCGATATAACCGATGAGATAAACAAAAAAGGATTCAACGTAGCCGCGCCGACGCGGCAGAAAGATTGCATACGGTGCAAGCTCTGTGAGAAGTCTTGTCCTGACCTCGCTATTGTAGTTGAATGAATAATTAAGGAGGTGCGCATGTTGGCTGCTTCTGATCGTCGTGTTTATGTGGTCGAACCCGAAGGGCCGGAGGAGTGGTTTCAGGAGCTTAAGAAAGAGGCAGAGGTGATATTCCTCTATCCGGAGAAGGCACTGACGCCTGAAGAGGTGAGGAAGGTCGTAAGCGATGCCACGGCAATGATCATCACATCGCGCTGTGGTGTATCTGCTGAGGACATGGAGTACGCTAAGAACTTGGGGATTATCTCTAAGTGTGGCGCCAAACCCTCCAACGTTGATATTGATGCCGCTACGAAGAAGGGCATCGCCGTGACGTTTACGCCTGGAGCGAATTCCACCACCGTGGCGGAATTCGCAGTTATGATGATGATGGCTTGCTTACGCCGGTTGAACTTGCTTATCGACATGGTAGCTCATGATGAGTGGCGCTCTCCTTACACGATGGGGCGCGAACTCAGAGACAAAGTAGTGGGGCTCATCGGTTATGGGGCTATAGGCCGCGAGGTTGCAAGGAGGCTCGAAGGCTATGACTGCCAGGTGTTGGCTTACGATCCCTATTACAAAAAGGGCGATGAGCCGAAGTGCGTGACTTTTATAGATGACCTGAAGCGCCTGATCACACAATCCGACGTGATCTCTATTCACTGCATGCTCACGGACGAGACGTATCATCTCCTCTCTGACGAGGAGTTCGCCATGATGAAATCTACGGCTGTTGTGGTGAATACTGCTCGTGGGCCGATTATAGACGAAGAAGCCCTGGCGAGGGCTCTTAAAGAAGAAAAAATATGGGGCGCTGCCATAGACGTATACGCCGAGGAACCGGCCAAATCAACTCATCCTCTCGTGGGTTTGAAAAATGCCATATTAACGCCCCATGTGGCGGGCTGGACCGAGGAAACGATCATGAGAGAGGTAGGTGGCGCCGTAAAATCCGTGCTCGCCTACCTGAGGGGTGAGGAGATCCCCGGGTTGATCAACCCCGATTACGCAAAGCACAGACGAGCGTAAAAGCATATACGAAAACCTGCAGAGCCCCTCAACCCTTTGACCGAAGGACTGAGGGGCTCTCTTTTCTACGGCAATACTGAGTATCTGTCCGTATTTGACCCCCAAATAGCGCTCGCCGCCTCTAATTCAACGGGCAGTAGCATTCATTTCTAGACGAACCCATGCATTCTTGTCTGCTATAAATTGATAATAAGGAGTTGATCGGAAAGGGGCTGTTTCTTTGGTCTTGATGCACCTCCAGATGTGTCTGTATGAAAAACGAAGCAAACTTGAGAAATAGCAGGAAAAAATTGAGAAATATGCCAATTCAAACGCCTAAGCCCAATCTATTGCCTAAAACACTCTATAATCAAGCTTGACACTTTGGACCAGAAGTGCTTTTCTATTAGATAATTTAGGTGAGGAGTTGCAATATAAACAGAATCCAAATGAATTATAGCACTCAAAGGTTTCCATCGCATTTCATCAAAGGTGAATGTCATCATTTGGCACGTCGAGTTTGCGCGTTAACAATTTCTGTAGCTGGAGCTTTGGAGTTAAGGGAGGATGGTGATTTTTCGAAGAGTAAGAACTAGGGTGTCGGGAGTGCACGATGAAACGATGGTCAGTGGGTTTGCTTTCTGGCAGAAAGCCCTTTGGATAGCCCAAATAGGAGGGGTAGCCATGAAAAAAATCTTATGCTACGCGTTTTTGATTGTTGTGGCAAGTGTTTTTATCTGTGGTAGCTCTAAGGCCACAGCTGCAGATCGGGGTAATTATAAAATTAGACTGGCTCATGTTGAACCGGAAGAAAGGTCACTGCACAAATGTTGCCTTGATTTTAAGAACTATGTTGAAGATCGCTCAGGCGGGAAGATTATTGTTGAAGTTTATCCGAATGCACAATTGGGCGGCGATCGTCAGGCTTTAGAGACGGTTTCTCTTGGGGCGCTTGAGATGACTGCTGCAGCAAGTGCGGTTCTGTCTAATTACGATCCTTCTTTTGGTATATTGGATCTGCCATTTATATTTAAGGATCGAGAAGCTACCGTACATGCCTGTGATGGCAAAGTTGGGCAAATTCTTAACAGTAAATTGCCTGCATTTGGCATGGTTGGGTTAGGGTTCTCGGATTATGGTCAACGTCACATTACTAATAATGTTAGGCCGATCCATGAACCTAAAGATTTAAAAGGCATTAAAATGCGTGTGATGGAAAATCCGGTATATGTCGATTTGTTCCGCACTTTAGGTGCGAATCCTACGCCTATGAGCTTTGGCGAGCTGTACACTGCTTTGCAGCAAGGCACGGTTGACGGTCAAGAAAATCCTCCACCCTTGATTTATGCATCGAAATTTTACGAAGTACAAAAGTACCTTAGCCTTACTGGTCATACGTGGAATTTCAACGTGATAGCAATTAGCAAGGCATTCTTTGATTCTCTGCCAGAAGAGCTTCGGACAATTGTTGTTGATGGGGCTAGAACACAAATAGTTGAGCAGGAGCGCGTGATAGAGGCGCAAATTCAGGAAGAGTATGTTGTTAAACTCGAGCAAGAAGGAATGATCGTGAACGAAATTACTCCAGAAAACAGACAAAAATTTGTTGAGGCAACACAACCGGTCCGAGATAAATATCTGAAAGGTTTTTCTGAAGAGTTATTATTGGCTATGGACGAAGCAAATCAATAGTAGCTATATCCATTATAGCTATATTAAATAGATTTTACTAAGGTTAATTATCGTGACAAATCAGGCCAATTCTTCAAAGAAAAAGAAGGTTGAAGGACAAGATGAAAAAGGGTCAACCCGGAGCTTCTTAGGGGGCTCTGCGTTGACCCTCCTATTTGAGAGATTCTTGGTGTCGAGCTTCTTATTTAGCTTAATTTTAGTATTTGTTCAAGTTATTATGAGATATATTTTTAACTATTCCCTATCTTGGAGTGAGGAACTTGCGCGTTATATATTCGTTTGGCAAAGCTGGTTAGGTTTTTGTCTTGCGCTTAAACATGGAAAGCACATTCGAATAGATGTGGTAAGCCATCGGTTGAGCCCAAGGTTGAAAATAGTTTTCGAGACAATAGCTTGGTCGTTGAGTTTAATAATGGTTTTATTTTTGGTTATAAATGGGTTTAAACTCCTCCGCTTATTGGCATCACGCGGTCAGGTTTCTCCAGCTCTAAGAATGCCGATGAGTTATGCATATGCGGCTGTGCCAGTTTCTTGTTTATTAGGAAGCGTGCTCATTGTTGTGTATATTATAAGTCTCTTCACGTCTCGGAAGGGGTAAGAATAATGGTTGAAGCTGCCCTGCTTTTTGGAAGTCTCATTGTGTTCATCTTTCTTGGTGTGCCAATTGGTATTGCCATCGGTTTAGCAACGCTGTTCAACCTTACATTTATAAGTGACTTGAATCCAATAATAATCACGCAGAATGCGTTTGCGGGAATTGACTCATTTCCTTTGTTGGCAATTCCATTTTTTATACTGGCAGGTACTGTGATGCAAACTGGTGGAATCGCTCGTCGTTTGTTAAACTTAGGAAGTGCTTTAATAGGAACTGTTACCGGTGGGCTTGCCATGATTACTGTGATAACATCCATGTTTTTTGCTGCGCTCTCGGGATCGGCTTTGGCCACAGTCTCTGCCGTAGGATCGTTTATGATACCTGACATGAAAGAAAAAGGATACGATGAAAGTTTTGCTGCTGCAATCACCGCAGCGGCGGGGACTATAGGTGTAATTATTCCACCGAGCATTCCATTCGTGATTTATGGAGTAGTGACTGGTACTTCTGTTGGCGACCTGTTTCTTGCCGGAATTTTTCCAGGCATATTGATAGGAATTGGGCTGATGATTACAAGTTATGTTATCTCAAAAAAGAGGGGATATGTAGGTCAGGAGATAAATGTAAGCTTTAACAAAGTTATGAAGGCACTATTTGATGCAAAATGGGCAATTATGGTTCCATTAATAATTCTTGGAGGCATTTATGCAGGTATTTTTACACCTACAGAAGCTGCTGTTGTAGCTTCGGTGTATAGTATTTTGATTAGTGCTTTTGTTTATCATGAATTGACTTTAAATTCTTTATATAAGGCATTTTTAGAAGCTTTTATGGTGAATGGTATAATAGTTTTTATAGTTGGTCTTTCAACATCTTTTGCATCTTACTTGAGCATGCAACAGATTCCAATTAAGATGAGTGAGGCACTTCTTACTTTAACAAGTAATAAATTTATTATATTGGCCTTGACAAATGCTATTCTTCTGCTAGTTGGTTGTTTTGTCGATAATATTCCAGCCACTATTATTTTATCTCCTATATTTCTCCCAATAGTCACCAAATTTGGCATAACTCCGATACAGTTTGGCATTATAATTACTTATAACTTAGCGATAGGATTTATTACACCTCCATATGGACAAAATCTATTTGTGGCTTCGGCTATAGGAGGAGTTTCAATTGGGAAAATCTTTCGTGGCATAATCCCATTCTTATTTAGTATGATTATAATATTAATGCTTCTTACATTTGTTCCATGGTTTTCTGTCGGAATTTTACGTCTATTGCAGTAATGGTTTGTGTTAGCATAACAATAAACGGAGGTGCTAATTATGGAAGGTCAAAAATTACTGGAAGACGCAAGGAAACATTTATCACCAGCTTTATCTAAGACAACGCAGTTGGTAATGGAACGTGGGGAAGGTCCATACGTATATACATCTGAGGGAAAGCGATATCTGGATTTTGTCTCAGGGATTGCGGTATGCAGCCTTGGGCATTGCCATCCAAAGATAGTGGAAGCGGCTAAGAAGCAGGTAGAGAAATTGATACATGGATCGTTCAATCTTGGGTATTATCCTTCTGCTCTCGAGTTGGCTATAAAACTGGCTGAGGTGACTCCGGGCAATCTCGACATGTTCTTCTTCTCCAACTCTGGTGCTGAAGCTGTAGAGGGCGCCTTGAAGCTAGCCCGATGGAATACTCGTAAGCCGGTCTTTATCGCATATAAGGGTTCGTTCCATGGGCGCACCTTCGGAGCTTTGTCAATGACTGCTTCCAATGCCTCTTATCGGGAGCGGTATGCGCCGTTTTTGCCAACTGTATACCACATGCCTTACCCTTACTGCTTCAGATGCCCCTACAATGCCAAGCCTGAAATGTGCGACCTCGAATGCTTCAAGGAGTATGACAGGCTCTTTCACTACGTCACTACCCCTTCCGACGTAGCAGCGATTTTGATCGAACCTGTGCAGGGAGAGGGTGGATACATAGTACCGCCGGTGAGGTATATTAAGGCGCTCAAGGACTTGTGTGAGAAAAATGAGATCCTGCTCATATTCGACGAAGTGCAGACGGGCTTTGGGCGGACGGGAAAGATGTTCGCAACTGAACACTTCGGTGTTGTACCTGACATAATGTGCCTGGGCAAAGCTATAGCGTCGGGATTTCCGCTGTCTGCAGTGGCGGCAAGTTCGGAGTTAATGGGGAACTGGGCACCAGGAGCTCACGGAGGTACATTTGGAGCCAACCCGGTGAGCTGTGCCGCTGCTGTTGCTACCCTTGATGTCTTTAAGGAGGAAAAAGTGCTCGAAAATTGTGTGCGCGTGGGCAAATACTTCAAAGAGAAGCTCGATGGACTTAAAGTAAAATATCCGCTGATAGGAGACGTGCGAGGCCTGGGAATGATGCTAGCGGTGGAAATCGTAGACGGAAGAGGAAACCCTAATCCCGATGCCACAAAGAAGATAACCGAATTCTGTTTCGAGAACGGGCTCCTTTTCTTCATTTGCGGCACTTATAAAAATTGCATAAGGTTTATGACATCGCTTAATATCGGTGAGGAAATAATCGACGAAGGTCTTGGTATTTTCGAAAAAGCATTGGCAAGCGTAGTTTGATTTTTTTTTATTGATAATACATGTCGGAATCGTTTGAGACAAAGGGGTAAACGTAGACAAAGGTAGGTGTTGTTCAGCGAAGGGGGGAACATGAAACGAACGGAATACATGCTATAGATATTGGGATGATAGCTTTTTATTTTGTAATTGTCCTGGTCATAGGAATGTATGCTAGTAAGAAGGTTCGAAACTTCGACGATATCTCTGTAGCTGGTCGGCGATTTGGCACCTTTTCTGCAGCAGTGGGGAGCGCCTCGAATGTCGCTGGTGGTGCTAGTACCGTAGGCACCGCAGCCGATGGTTTCAAGATTGGGCTGTCTGGTGGTTGGTTTGGCGTCGCGACGGCCCTTGCTGGTCCAGTGACGGCATGGTTTATGGGTATTGTAAAGAAGGTAGCGGATAGACATCGATTTGTCACGGTGGGGGATTTTCTTGGCTACAGATATTCCAAATCCGCTAAAGTAATTGCCGGCGCAGTGAACGGGATTTCTTACGCTGGTTTCGTTGCTGGTCAGGCAGTTACGTTAGGTGCGGTTCTTTCCTCTGTTATAGGTTGGGACTTTAATGCGAGCATAGCGGTTGGTTCTTTGGTTTGTATCGGATATACAATAGCTGGAGGTCTTCCTGCGGCGGTTTATACCGATTATCTTCAGTTGACAACAATATGGCTGGGTATGGCTGTAGTTGGATTACCTGTGGCGTTGGGCATGGTCGGAGGGTTTGGGGCCTTAGTTACCTCTCTGCCAGCCGAGTTCTTTGATATCGGGCGAGTGGGAGTAGGCTCCGTGCTTGGAGTTTTGATTCCCACAGCCCTTTCCAGTTTTGTTCTTCAGGCAGCTTACGCATATGCAATTTGTACCAGGAACCCATCTATGGCCGTAAAGGCGCGCTATCTCCAAAGCGGCCTTTATATAGTGCCAACCCTTGCTGCCTTATTGATAGGAGTGTGCGGGCTTGTTTACTTTGGGAGTTTGGATAACCCGTCTCAGGTCTTGCCTAAGATGATCTTGGAGATATTTCCATCGGGCGTTGCTGGTTTGGTTTTAGCGGCAGTGCCGGCAGCCACGATGAGCACATTTGATACCTGTCTTACCTGCTCGGTAAGTTCTTTTGTGCAAGACGTTTATAAGCCGTTGATTAACGCCAATCCATCTGAAAGACATACGCTGATAGTAACGCGCGTACTGATGGTAGTTGTCGGTTTGTTTGCCATGCTCGTTGCAATGGCTTTTCCACGCATCATCCCGCTTATCCTGTGGGGTTACGCATTTGGCGTGGGGGCTCTGTTGGCGCCTACTCTTGCAGCGTTCTTCTGGCCTCGTGCCACTAATGGAGGTGCCTTGGCTGCCATGCTTGTCGGTGGCCTGACGCAGCTTAGCTTGACTATATGGAAAGTCCTACCTGCCGCTATTCCTCCAGTACTCGTCAGCCTGCCGATTTCTGCGATAGTTCTATTTGCGGTCTCTATGATAACCCAACCTCCCGACCCAAAGGTTATAGATGGAATGAGGTGGAAATGAGGGGTCTGGCACAGAAGCGAAGGGGGTGAAGGAGAGGTTGTCACAGATGTATCTGGATATCTTAATCACAGGTGGCAAGATTATAACCCTTGATCCCAACAAACCTGAGGCTGCCGCAGTGGGTATAAAGGATGACACGATAGCCCTGGTTGAGGATTCAGCCCAGAGTTTGCACGAAGCTATGCCCGTTGCCAAGCACATCGACCTCCGAGGTGCTGTCTTGCTGCCTGGTTTTATCGATACCCATGTTCACTTGTTGAATACCGGTATCTATCAACTCCTCGGCGTGGATTGCACAGTTGCCTTAACCATAACCGAGGTTTTGGAGCATATATCCAAGAAGGCCAACGCCATCCACACAGGAGATTGGATCTTAGGATATGGATTTGATCATGAGAAAATTAAAGAAAGGCGCTATCCCACAGCGAATGAACTTAGCGAGGCTGCCCCTTATAACCCTGTCTTTGTCCAAAGGCGGGATGGTCATTCTGCTGCCTTAAATTGGGAAGCGATGAAGCTGTTTAAGATCTCGGCTGGACAACCTGGAGTTGACACGGATGAGAGCGGTCGTGCCATTGGTGTGGTGAGGGGAATGGCCAACACCAAGGTAATCGAGAAGCTTAATCGGATTTTGGTGACACCTTCACTATGTGAGCGTGCGTATTCCACTGCGGCTCTTGAGGCGTTAAAAGTAGGGCTTACAACTGTACATGCACTCGTAGGTGGCAAACAGACAGATCTTAGCACTTCGTGGCTCATAGAAAATGGGTTAACTCTTCCA from Acetomicrobium sp. S15 = DSM 107314 encodes the following:
- a CDS encoding 4Fe-4S dicluster domain-containing protein, with protein sequence MAVYIDKNLCKGCGLCIHFCPKNVFDITDEINKKGFNVAAPTRQKDCIRCKLCEKSCPDLAIVVE
- a CDS encoding NAD(P)-dependent oxidoreductase, whose protein sequence is MAASDRRVYVVEPEGPEEWFQELKKEAEVIFLYPEKALTPEEVRKVVSDATAMIITSRCGVSAEDMEYAKNLGIISKCGAKPSNVDIDAATKKGIAVTFTPGANSTTVAEFAVMMMMACLRRLNLLIDMVAHDEWRSPYTMGRELRDKVVGLIGYGAIGREVARRLEGYDCQVLAYDPYYKKGDEPKCVTFIDDLKRLITQSDVISIHCMLTDETYHLLSDEEFAMMKSTAVVVNTARGPIIDEEALARALKEEKIWGAAIDVYAEEPAKSTHPLVGLKNAILTPHVAGWTEETIMREVGGAVKSVLAYLRGEEIPGLINPDYAKHRRA
- a CDS encoding DctP family TRAP transporter solute-binding subunit, yielding MKKILCYAFLIVVASVFICGSSKATAADRGNYKIRLAHVEPEERSLHKCCLDFKNYVEDRSGGKIIVEVYPNAQLGGDRQALETVSLGALEMTAAASAVLSNYDPSFGILDLPFIFKDREATVHACDGKVGQILNSKLPAFGMVGLGFSDYGQRHITNNVRPIHEPKDLKGIKMRVMENPVYVDLFRTLGANPTPMSFGELYTALQQGTVDGQENPPPLIYASKFYEVQKYLSLTGHTWNFNVIAISKAFFDSLPEELRTIVVDGARTQIVEQERVIEAQIQEEYVVKLEQEGMIVNEITPENRQKFVEATQPVRDKYLKGFSEELLLAMDEANQ
- a CDS encoding TRAP transporter small permease; protein product: MSSFLFSLILVFVQVIMRYIFNYSLSWSEELARYIFVWQSWLGFCLALKHGKHIRIDVVSHRLSPRLKIVFETIAWSLSLIMVLFLVINGFKLLRLLASRGQVSPALRMPMSYAYAAVPVSCLLGSVLIVVYIISLFTSRKG
- a CDS encoding TRAP transporter large permease, yielding MVEAALLFGSLIVFIFLGVPIGIAIGLATLFNLTFISDLNPIIITQNAFAGIDSFPLLAIPFFILAGTVMQTGGIARRLLNLGSALIGTVTGGLAMITVITSMFFAALSGSALATVSAVGSFMIPDMKEKGYDESFAAAITAAAGTIGVIIPPSIPFVIYGVVTGTSVGDLFLAGIFPGILIGIGLMITSYVISKKRGYVGQEINVSFNKVMKALFDAKWAIMVPLIILGGIYAGIFTPTEAAVVASVYSILISAFVYHELTLNSLYKAFLEAFMVNGIIVFIVGLSTSFASYLSMQQIPIKMSEALLTLTSNKFIILALTNAILLLVGCFVDNIPATIILSPIFLPIVTKFGITPIQFGIIITYNLAIGFITPPYGQNLFVASAIGGVSIGKIFRGIIPFLFSMIIILMLLTFVPWFSVGILRLLQ
- a CDS encoding aspartate aminotransferase family protein; the encoded protein is MEGQKLLEDARKHLSPALSKTTQLVMERGEGPYVYTSEGKRYLDFVSGIAVCSLGHCHPKIVEAAKKQVEKLIHGSFNLGYYPSALELAIKLAEVTPGNLDMFFFSNSGAEAVEGALKLARWNTRKPVFIAYKGSFHGRTFGALSMTASNASYRERYAPFLPTVYHMPYPYCFRCPYNAKPEMCDLECFKEYDRLFHYVTTPSDVAAILIEPVQGEGGYIVPPVRYIKALKDLCEKNEILLIFDEVQTGFGRTGKMFATEHFGVVPDIMCLGKAIASGFPLSAVAASSELMGNWAPGAHGGTFGANPVSCAAAVATLDVFKEEKVLENCVRVGKYFKEKLDGLKVKYPLIGDVRGLGMMLAVEIVDGRGNPNPDATKKITEFCFENGLLFFICGTYKNCIRFMTSLNIGEEIIDEGLGIFEKALASVV
- a CDS encoding sodium:solute symporter family protein encodes the protein MYASKKVRNFDDISVAGRRFGTFSAAVGSASNVAGGASTVGTAADGFKIGLSGGWFGVATALAGPVTAWFMGIVKKVADRHRFVTVGDFLGYRYSKSAKVIAGAVNGISYAGFVAGQAVTLGAVLSSVIGWDFNASIAVGSLVCIGYTIAGGLPAAVYTDYLQLTTIWLGMAVVGLPVALGMVGGFGALVTSLPAEFFDIGRVGVGSVLGVLIPTALSSFVLQAAYAYAICTRNPSMAVKARYLQSGLYIVPTLAALLIGVCGLVYFGSLDNPSQVLPKMILEIFPSGVAGLVLAAVPAATMSTFDTCLTCSVSSFVQDVYKPLINANPSERHTLIVTRVLMVVVGLFAMLVAMAFPRIIPLILWGYAFGVGALLAPTLAAFFWPRATNGGALAAMLVGGLTQLSLTIWKVLPAAIPPVLVSLPISAIVLFAVSMITQPPDPKVIDGMRWK